The following coding sequences lie in one Lolium perenne isolate Kyuss_39 chromosome 2, Kyuss_2.0, whole genome shotgun sequence genomic window:
- the LOC127333156 gene encoding auxin response factor 13 produces the protein MALPPAAAAAALADPLMAQDIWMACAGPFARLPSAGTKVYYFPKGHADQCRGHNLPVVPADTAVPCTVESVVLHYHPVSDSPYAVISLHHGEGPAQPPAAPAPALAPAPPQFPDLHYYVKHMEGTSDDRRLVVPKPCADELFYPPLLPLVPHPPGQPYPNQDMDIVTVQGDTISFKHFLQNGSNTLRQPWSDYYQSKGLKMGKGKDGVVLMRCAEGQGGLLIGFRRGEPSTDLASELIDNFQAASAAAGAVPSSQLVLGQVHNAPADPFTVHYYPRQGWPFVVPRTEVDDRLRFDWEQGLKVRMEVPVDNHEMQASRDKAGAPSYFHGDITAVNNDGRWCQLQVNWEESSAPTPSENVNTWQVQLFAPPVRKRKPTDPLHAPSSSGTGPSRLVLHDIA, from the exons ATGGCGCtcccccccgccgccgccgccgccgccttggccGACCCGCTGATGGCGCAGGATATCTGGATGGCCTGCGCTGGTCCCTTCGCCCGCCTCCCCTCCGCCGGCACCAAGGTCTACTACTTCCCCAAAGGCCACGCCGACCAGTGCCGCGGCCACAACCTCCCCGTTGTGCCCGCCGACACCGCTGTCCCCTGCACCGTCGAATCCGTGGTGCTGCACTACCACCCAGTCTCCGACTCCCCCTACGCCGTCATCTCTCTACACCATGGCGAAGGGCCAGCGCAGCCCCCCGCCGCGCCCGCGCCCGCGCTCGCACCAGCGCCGCCGCAGTTCCCCGACCTGCACTACTACGTGAAGCACATGGAGGGTACCAGCGACGACCGGCGCCTGGTCGTTCCCAAGCCGTGCGCCGACGAGCTCTTCTACCCACCGCTGCTTCCGCTGGTTCCACATCCTCCAGGCCAACCATACCCGAACCAAGACATGGACATCGTGACTGTGCAAGGCGACACCATATCATTCAAGCACTTCCTTCAGAACGGCAGCAACACGCTGAGACAGCCCTGGAGCGACTACTACCAATCTAAGGGTTTGAAGATGGGCAAGGGCAAGGACGGCGTCGTCCTCATGCGCTGCGCGGAAGGCCAAGGCGGGCTCCTCATCGGCTTTCGGCGCGGCGAGCCAAGCACGGACCTCGCGTCTGAGCTGATCGACAACTTCCAGGCGGCGAGCGCGGCGGCGGGAGCCGTGCCAAGCAGCCAACTCGTGCTGGGGCAGGTCCACAACGCCCCCGCCGACCCCTTCACCGTCCACTACTACCCAAGACAAGGCTGGCCCTTCGTCGTGCCGAGGACCGAGGTGGACGACAGGCTTCGGTTCGACTGggagcaggggctcaaagtacgcATGGAAGTCCCAGTGGACAACCATGAGATGCAGGCGAGCAGGGATAAAGCCGGGGCTCCCAGCTACTTCCATGGCGACATCACCGCCGTGAACAACGACGGCCGCTGGTGCCAGTTGCAG GTCAATTGGGAAGAATCGTCTGCTCCAACTCCAAGCGAGAACGTCAATACTTGGCAGGTGCAGCTATTCGCGCCACCTGTGAGAAAGCGTAAACCTACAGATCCACTGCATGCACCATCTTCATCCGGCACCGGACCATCCAGGCTTGTTCTCCATGACATTGCCTGA